Proteins encoded by one window of Conger conger chromosome 1, fConCon1.1, whole genome shotgun sequence:
- the LOC133127502 gene encoding rho-related GTP-binding protein RhoV-like, producing the protein MPPQMEYNYEESRVPSVYMADEKTQEPAINCMLVGDGAVGKTSMIVSYTTNGYPTEYKQTAFDVFSGQVQVDGTPVRIQLTDTAGQEEFDGFRSLCYAETDVFLLCFSVVNPTSFQNITKKWIPEIRAYNPASPIILVGTQSDLLNDVNVLINLDSLKVKPILKSRALGLAEKIRAQDYVECSALTQKNLKEAFDTAIFAGIKHKARKARKLRFSDRARAFSKCGWKKFFCFV; encoded by the exons ATGCCACCTCAAATGGAGTACAATTACGAAGAGAGCAGGGTTCCGTCCGTGTACATGGCAGATGAGAAAACTCAGGAGCCGGCTATCAACTGTATGTTGGTCGGAGATGGCGCCGTGGGAAAGACCAGCATGATTGTTAGCTATACTACCAACGGATATCCCACGGAATATAAACAGACTGCCTTTGATGTCTTCTCTG GGCAGGTTCAAGTGGATGGGACACCAGTACGCATTCAATTGACGGACACTGCAGGACAG GAGGAGTTTGATGGATTCCGCTCCCTGTGTTACGCTGAGACCGACGTCTTCCTCCTCTGCTTCAGTGTCGTCAACCCCACGTCCTTCCAGAACATCACAAAAAAATGGATCCCGGAAATTCGGGCATACAATCCGGCTTCTCCCATTATCTTGGTTGGGACTCAATCAGACCTCCTGAATGATGTCAATGTGCTCATAAACCTGGACAGTCTGAAGGTCAAGCCGATCCTGAAGTCGCGAGCCCTTGGGCTGGCCGAGAAGATCCGAGCGCAGGATTACGTGGAGTGCTCTGCACTGACGCAGAAGAACCTGAAAGAGGCCTTTGACACGGCCATCTTTGCCGGTATCAAGCACAAGGCCCGAAAGGCCAGGAAGCTACGATTTTCAGACCGCGCGAGAGCGTTTTCCAAGTGCGGCTGGAAGAAGTTCTTCTGCTTTGTCTGA
- the LOC133134832 gene encoding vacuolar protein sorting-associated protein 18 homolog, which translates to MASILDGYEDSQSTAQRHTRLSACNIGITHSGFVNVRLEEEKPIFNKQRIDFSPPEKINHFAVCNSQLCMCLGKDTVFRIDLGKPDQPNQIELGRKDDSRVHKLFLDPTGSHLVICLSTNECLYLNRNTQKVRGLSRWKSHLIESVGWNKLLGTEANTGPILVGTSQGLIFEAEISTSEGSIFNNNPDQYFRQVHALEEDGKPAPVCCLEVERGMESKYFIIATTRKRLFQFVGKIPEGSEQQGFSSIFSQNQDLLPSFQEFPVNMGYSEIAFYTSKLRSSPKAFAWMMGNGVLYGQLDYVRPDSLLSNVQVWEYTEDIDFSFNKPISIVLTQFHFLILLPDRVKAVCTLNGQVVYEDMFPEKYGPLKKMVKDPIGGLVWIYTEKAVFRYHIQRESRDVWQMYMSMNKFDLAKEYCRDRPECMDIVLAMEAEHCFQNKKYLESAKCYALTQNYFEEIALKFIEAKQEEALKEFLLKKLSSLKPSEKTQTTLLVTWLAELYLNRLGLLEVDYSKYSLFQETREEFRYFLSSSKHKECLFNNRSTVYDLLASHGNVEDMVYFAVIMQDYERVISHHCQHDDFGAALEVLSKHCDEKLFYKFSPVLMQHIPKKVVDAWIQMGNKLDAKKLIPALVNYSQVGSTQQINETIRYMEFCVYELAVKEEAIHNYLLSLYAKCKPDSLLWYLEQAGTHSSDIHYDLKYALRLCAEHGHRQACVLVYKIMELYEEAVDLALQVDVDLAKSCADLPEDDEELRKKLWLKIARHVVQEEKDVKKAMNCLSSCNLLKIEDILPFFPDFVTIDHFKEAICGSLEEYNKHIEELKQEMEEATESAKRIREDIQEMRNKYGVVESQEKCAACDFPLLNRPFYLFLCGHMFHYDCLFQEVSPHLSTYKQAKLEELQKKLAAASQPTKARHRLKEDEAVNLGKGQLSREQIKSDIDDIVAGECVYCGDLMIKSIDKPFIDPQKYEEEKSSWL; encoded by the exons ATGGCGTCTATACTTGATGGGTATGAGGACTCGCAGAGCACTGCTCAGCGACACACCCGCCTATCTGCCTGTAATATTGGGATTACTCACTCAG GATTCGTAAATGTAAGACTGGAAGAAGAAAAGCCAATATTCAACAAGCAAAGGATCGATTTCTCGCCTCCTGAAAAAATAAACCACTTTGCCGTCTGCAACAGTCaactgtgcatgtgtttggggAAGGACACGGTATTCAG GATAGATCTAGGAAAGCCTGATCAACCAAATCAAATTGAACTTGGTCGGAAAGATGACAGTCGAGTACACAAGCTGTTCCTTGATCCTACAG GATCTCATTTGGTGATTTGTTTGAGCACAAATGAGTGTCTCTACCTGAACAGGAACACACAGAAAGTGCGAGGCTTGTCTCGATGGAAGAGCCACCTGATTGAGAGCGTGGGCTGGAACAAGCTGCTGGGTACAGAGGCTAACACCGGCCCTATCCTGGTGGGCACCAGCCAGGGGCTTATTTTTGAGGCAGAGATTTCCACCTCGGAGGGCAGCATTTTCAACAACAACCCCGACCAGTACTTCAGGCAGGTGCATGCGCTGGAGGAAGATGGCAAGCCAGCACCTGTCTGCTGTCTGGAGGTTGAGCGTGGAATGGAGTCCAAGTACTTCATCATTGCCACCACGCGCAAACGCCTGTTTCAGTTTGTGGGGAAGATTCCGGAAGGCTCAGAGCAGCAGGGTTTTAGCTCCATCTTCAGCCAGAACCAGGACCTCCTTCCCAGCTTCCAGGAGTTCCCTGTCAACATGGGCTACAGTGAGATTGCCTTCTACACCTCCAAGCTACGCTCCAGCCCCAAGGCCTTTGCTTggatgatgggtaatggtgtccTTTATGGCCAGCTGGACTACGTCCGCCCCGATTCACTCCTCAGCAATGTGCAGGTCTGGGAGTACACAGAGGATATTGACTTCAGCTTTAATAAACCGATATCCATAGTTTTGACACAGTTCCATTTTCTGATCCTGTTGCCAGACCGGGTCAAAGCAGTGTGTACCTTGAATGGTCAGGTGGTCTATGAAGACATGTTCCCAGAAAAATATGGTCCCCTGAAGAAGATGGTCAAAGATCCCATTGGTGGTCTGGTGTGGATCTACACAGAGAAGGCAGTCTTCCGGTATCACATCCAACGGGAGTCCCGGGATGTATGGCAGATGTACATGAGCATGAACAAGTTTGATCTCGCTAAAGAGTACTGCCGGGACCGTCCAGAATGCATGGACATCGTACTGGCTATGGAAGCTGAGCACTGCTTCCAGAACAAGAAGTACTTGGAGAGTGCAAAATGCTATGCCCTCACCCAGAACTACTTTGAGGAGATTGCTCTCAAGTTTATCGAGGCAAAACAGGAGGAAGCCCTGAAAGAATTTCTCCTGAAGAAGCTGAGTAGCCTCAAGCCCAGCGAGAAGACTCAGACTACCCTGCTGGTCACTTGGCTAGCCGAGCTGTATCTCAACCGTTTGGGCCTCCTCGAGGTCGACTACTCAAAGTACTCCCTCTTTCAGGAAACTCGTGAGGAGTTCCGCTACTTTCTCAGCAGCTCCAAGCACAAGGAGTGCCTCTTCAACAACCGCAGCACCGTCTACGATCTGCTGGCTAGCCACGGAAATGTGGAGGACATGGTCTACTTCGCTGTCATCATGCAAGACTACGAAAGGGTCATCTCCCACCACTGCCAGCATGATGACTTTGGCGCCGCCCTGGAGGTTCTCTCCAAGCACTGCGACGAGAAGCTGTTCTACAAATTCTCCCCGGTTCTCATGCAGCACATTCCCAAGAAAGTTGTCGATGCCTGGATCCAAATGGGGAACAAGCTAGATGCCAAAAAACTCATTCCGGCCCTGGTGAACTACAGCCAGGTTGGCAGCACCCAGCAGATAAATGAGACGATCCGGTATATGGagttttgtgtgtatgagttggcTGTGAAGGAGGAGGCTATTCACAATTATCTACTGTCGCTCTATGCGAAATGCAAGCCAGATTCCCTGCTGTGGTACCTGGAGCAAGCAGGAACACATTCCTCAGACATCCACTATGACCTGAAGTATGCTCTGAGGCTCTGTGCTGAACATGGCCATCGTCAAGCCTGTGTCCTTGTCTACAAGATAATGGAGCTCTATGAGGAAGCAGTGGATCTGGCACTACAA GTAGATGTTGACCTGGCCAAGTCCTGCGCGGACCTACCTGAAGACGACGAGGAGTTGCGCAAGAAGCTGTGGCTCAAGATTGCCCGTCACGTGGTGCAGGAGGAAAAGGACGTAAAGAAGGCCATGAACTGCCTCTCTAGCTGCAACCTGCTGAAGATCGAAGACATCCTGCCCTTCTTCCCAGACTTTGTCACCATTGACCACTTTAAGGAGGCTATCTGCGGCTCCCTGGAGGAGTACAACAAGCACATCGAGGAGCTGAagcaggagatggaggaggccACGGAGAGCGCCAAGCGCATCCGGGAGGACATCCAGGAGATGAGGAACAAATACGGGGTGGTGGAGTCCCAGGAGAAATGCGCTGCATGTGACTTCCCTCTGCTCAATCGCCCTTTCTACCTCTTCCTGTGCGGACACATGTTCCACTACGACTGCTTGTTCCAGGAAGTCAGCCCTCACCTGTCCACCTACAAACAGGCCaagctggaggagctgcagaagAAGCTGGCAGCTGCCAGTCAGCCCACCAAGGCCCGGCACCGGCTGAAGGAGGATGAGGCTGTAAACCTAGGCAAGGGTCAGCTGAGCCGTGAACAGATCAAATCGGACATTGACGATATTGTTGCCGGAGAGTGTGTTTACTGTGGGGACCTGATGATTAAGTCCATTGACAAGCCCTTCATCGACCCACAAAAGTATGAAGAGGAAAAGTCCAGCTGGCTATAA